In Leishmania infantum JPCM5 genome chromosome 9, the following proteins share a genomic window:
- a CDS encoding putative phospholipid transporting ATPase-like protein, which produces MGKVKASFGSLVAAIRSTVSCTSPGDNVIDDEDENNFMADNAKDGGASESGQPAFVEIDLLRSDRNRQRNFPDNSIRTAKYTLLTGLPLSLLYQFYKISNIYFLLVMIIALVPGASPINPFSSIVPLSFVIGAGIFKDLWEDCKRRRADRQANEMIVYVLRACAEVSSKGSTTASSSSSGTLTEKQNSTSDSDGAAAASLRVHGGHNHQQNPRRWRQRIVRVVSRPSSPREDTAVSRKKSYDGKGVHAVEEVEMTTYGRSCGASTTCPTALSLRRTSAQPQESATPDAATEPVVTFQPVRSCEVYPGDIMLFRLGEEVKADCLILNTSLPDGLTYIETANLDGETNAKTRRAKIQTVEALGTVEDVVEKALGVSPRNAAAVHARMNGIDAGPQDVWGVSGEAAAPAKVRVDCCDAFGGAHAVSTPERWMNASGGGTAATDAKRLDASLTTASPVALGKGSGWPMLSAKTVAAKGGDMVVPTAISESTFPPGDLHDYSPQHQHNSQTPVGRECPERKAAEHDSAAAIAERGAAPLCHQHEHSFSDQQKHFTSSSTTGVPLARSSTDLSAAVSGNFHSVASNVTSDMSPERILHQRLMTLKERLAEEGQLPMPLQLRQLSEHYERTVHSRTNSAGARVSSLHGCPHNSTNRAGESESLFDDDAHHHHRSRESQQRRVAEPRRRDGAGDAETAATGPGSGAGPRGQSRGFSAPNKPGVFHNEPLHGNHIADGSDRAFEAAPGVLPASGVVLISCPPTPDLSMWFGQLRLPSGEMVPLGIDQFIPRGCLIRNTDWVIGAVVYTGRHTKMLLNLRPKPHKVTNMTRRLNQMNVLFFAFNQVLIMLLCGLAIWSKRQLLRKVPGAKTDHSAWYIQWSLERYSDVSLFWWRYLTNFVLVSYLIPLSLYVTLEFNKAMQMLLIGADKRMAVFDEFTGAIKKARPKTSELNGQLGHVRYIFTDKTGTLTENLMTYVGGVVDGHTHSETEQPGGIGRALLRRSTAYTAGSVLTSVCPNSMGSARESSLRCDHHKHRRLSSSLGREASTLGDAAVADSLAGMRGESALVSADVAASNSSSCSAAGGGDQHSSNHPFQRLAAVMASHIAVDAHANGDDDTIRQSPRTVTAASPASLVATVDIGATSPHLPLSSSYQCGSGAFGRNAFPALGNAVPGADGNEPGGLGSLAGLRNINEAVLEREPLFCYLRAIALCHSVVCFPVDAVDGLADSQQAAENGKGAPQETKGHKDRRRDKDHNATAAAGECSAPQKRKNSHHHNRADDGAGKGAPRRRRGSASTADPDHSRARHQQSHETAHHAPDLVPLSKILSLNDISVGNFVEIPYAVPAGPAVCEDLEPYTASGTNSGRGVSMSAHDHLTRANTASFVTAAASADGRGQHQYHHHKTNTNSAVPAATTVDLGPLTKDIFNLSRNNTSLLHGRTSSTSWYQNRYFNRAMHNRNLSAHVSHDGGERNPTPAASPSTTMYPVGSAGEFAGQAATPAEAGGSAAVAAAEAAVPIAASDLEPFIDRSKIYEGQSLDEIALVNAARENGFSLFERTAKQIYIKALGRVMCYDIIAELDFTPQRKLMSILLQRRPDLDSEAAATSVAAGVSAHYHRRAPESSAAAAAAREASGLFAATASGVLPECGVASRPRQSQSHDGLCAFPAQGKKANGDGAASSLPGEDARLCRAKTTSAFTTLTAAELPLPLSRPRTVVLTSEAHESTAEQREEEDGNRSADGPAAKILPPHSILLPPPTKQQRVPHLGGSGVFTATPPPSSAQQLAHQPSGGGMSPYHDGFGSSAGFGVSAAAGAPASAPGKYLLLVKGADSSMMEIVNMQKRANVRVKDKMLKELDTMSQLGLRTLILGQRYLREEEVRGWLPIFNDAQCAMQDRSEKLHKAYALLEKDVDIVGATAVEDKLQEEVPQTLEFCIQASIVVWMLTGDKRETAVTIAHTSGLVKAGYTDYVCHLDVSDIIEEEALLQQKQRYKETCRRKAKDGIGDGVSSLENVSSSSSDADSALHSPVASTTTRAHLSGSSRMHSPQLPKALTQAGSVDHATVVSTASPLQETANTITGGDSIGAGTSIAVDAAQRFLMRKCARIEEQLKAAEDKCSEGQEVFDDRVVVIVVDGKTLDFIFQDCNRARRFFLLGSRCRSAVCCRMTPLQKAKVVRMFKRNANAVVLAIGDGANDVSMIQESSIGVGIMGLEGSQAELASDYALPKFRFLKRLLFVHGRFSVFREAHCVVYSLYKNVIVTVGMVSYQFYVGYSGQTLIDSWLLGMFSVFLCSLQPLMIGILDKDVEDELAESLPRLYPPLSRESMYFSCTYIIKWLVDGLIEGLIFFFFLMYTVGVQDNLYTHMTAAIEDYGATFFTMLVLVADLRAGTLVTYYMLPFALVIGLAIILVPALELAYAALHDLAGSNWFVHVANELYGTSGKFWLMLFFACGVLVVFTMASNMYIQLFAPWHNAGFAMRAARRSHHRIPHQHTKEELKAEYTRLLARCEELTKLQQKRKESAAKNSGAKGKTQMTTTAAAAAR; this is translated from the coding sequence ATGGGCAAAGTAAAGGCTTCCTTCGGCAGCCTTGTCGCCGCCATTCGGAGCACCGTTAGCTGCACGAGCCCCGGAGACAATGTCAttgacgacgaagacgagaACAATTTTATGGCGGACAACGCcaaggacggcggcgcgtcggAGTCTGGGCAACCGGCCTTCGTCGAAATcgacctgctgcgcagcgaccGCAATCGGCAGCGCAACTTTCCGGACAACTCTATCCGCACAGCCAAGTACACGCTTCTCACGGGCTTGCCGCTCAGCCTTCTCTACCAGTTCTACAAGATCTCCAACATCTATTTCTTGCTTGTGATGATCATCGCGCTCGTGCCAGGGGCGAGCCCGATCAACCCCTTCAGCAGTATTGTGCCCCTGTCCTTCGTGATCGGCGCTGGCATCTTCAAGGACCTCTGGGAGGACTGCAAGCGGCGCAGGGCGGATCGCCAGGCAAACGAAATGATCGTCTACGTCCTGCGAGCGTGCGCGGAGGTGTCCAGCAaaggcagcaccaccgccagcagcagcagcagcggcactctTACCGAGAAGCAAAACTCCACGAgtgacagcgacggcgcagccgcagcgtcgctgcgcgtgcacggtGGTCACAATCACCAGCAGAACcctcgccgctggcggcagcgcatcgtGCGCGTCGTGTCGCGGCCAAGCAGCCCAAGGGAAGACACCGCGGTCAGTCGCAAGAAGTCATATGATGGTAAAGGAGTGCATGCGgtggaagaggtggagatgACCACCTACGGCCGAAGTTGCGGCGCATCGACAACGTGCCCAACGGCATTGAGCCTTCGCCGCACGTCAGCGCAGCCCCAAGAGTCAGCGACGCCGGACGCTGCAACGGAGCCGGTAGTCACGTTCCAGCCGGTGCGTAGCTGCGAAGTGTACCCTGGTGACATCATGCTCTTCCGCCTTGGTGAAGAAGTGAAGGCAGACTGCCTGATCTTGAACACGTCGCTGCCGGACGGGCTGACGTACATCGAGACGGCCAACCTCGATGGCGAGACCAACGCGAAGACGCGCCGCGCCAAGATCCAGACGGTGGAGGCACTGGGGACAGTGGAGGACGTGGTGGAGAAGGCTCTCGGCGTCTCACCAAGGaacgcggcggccgtgcacgCCCGCATGAACGGCATCGATGCCGGGCCACAGGATGTCTGGGGTGTGTCaggcgaagccgccgccccaGCGAAGGTGCGCGTGGACTGCTGTGATGCGTTTGGCGGCGCTCACGCTGTTAGCACCCCTGAACGATGGATGAACGCATCAGGAGGAgggacagcggcgacggacgCCAAGCGCCTCGATGCTTCACTGACCACGGCCTCGCCTGTCGCCCTTGGCAAGGGTTCCGGGTGGCCGATGCTCTCGGCGAAAACCGTAGCTGCCAAAGGCGGCGACATGGTCGTCCCCACCGCCATCTCAGAGTCGACCTTCCCACCTGGAGACCTGCACGACTACTCGCCACAGCACCAGCACAACTCGCAGACGCCGGTCGGCCGGGAGTGCCCAGAGCGAAAAGCGGCCGAGCACGactcagctgcagcgatagcggagagaggggccgCCCCCCTCTGCCACCAGCACGAGCACAGCTTCTCTGATCAACAGAAGCACTTCACcagctccagcaccaccggcgtCCCCCTCGCACGTAGCAGCACGGACTTGAGTGCCGCGGTGTCAGGTAACTTCCACAGCGTGGCTAGCAATGTCACGTCAGACATGTCCCCAGAGCGAATTCTGCACCAGCGACTTATGACGTTGAAGGAGCGACTTGCCGAGGAAGGGCAGCTGCCGATGCCACTCCAGCTTCGGCAGCTCTCGGAGCATTACGAGCGCACCGTGCACAGTCGCACGAACAGCgcaggtgcgcgcgtgtcctCCCTGCACGGGTGCCCACACAACTCCACCAATCGCGCGGGCGAAAGCGAGTCTTTgttcgacgacgacgcccaTCATCATCACAGGAGCCGTGAGTCACAACAGAGGAGAGTGGCTGAGCCACGACGACGCGACGGGGCAGGCGACGCGGAAACGGCCGCCACAGGACCGGGATCCGGTGCCGGCCCCCGTGGCCAGTCGCGTGGCTTCTCAGCGCCCAACAAACCTGGAGTATTTCATAACGAGCCGCTCCACGGCAACCACATCGCCGACGGTAGCGATAGGGCCTTTGAAGCGGCCCCGGGCGTACTGCCCGCCTCCGGCGTGGTTCTCATCTCCTGCCCCCCCACGCCGGACCTGTCGATGTGGTTTGGCCAGCTGCGCTTGCCATCAGGCGAGATGGTGCCGCTCGGCATTGACCAGTTCATTCCACGGGGCTGCCTTATCCGCAACACGGACTGGGTTATCGGTGCGGTCGTGTACACGGGTCGCCACACCAAGATGCTGCTGAACCTGCGGCCGAAGCCGCACAAGGTAACGAACATGACACGGCGCCTGAACCAGATGAACGTGCTGTTCTTTGCATTTAACCAGGTGCTGATAATGCTGCTCTGCGGGCTGGCCATCTGGAGCAAGCGCCAACTGCTGCGCAAGGTGCCTGGGGCGAAGACCGATCACTCGGCCTGGTACATCCAGTGGAGCCTCGAACGCTACTCGGACGTCTCGTTGTTTTGGTGGCGCTACCTGACCAACTTTGTGCTGGTGAGCTACCTCATTCCCTTGTCTCTTTACGTCACGCTGGAATTCAACAAGGCCATGCAGATGCTCCTGATCGGCGCGGACAAGCGCATGGCGGTCTTCGACGAGTTCACCGGGGCCATCAAGAAAGCGCGCCCCAAGACTTCTGAGCTTAACGGCCAACTCGGCCACGTGCGCTACATCTTCACGGACAAGACGGGGACCTTGACAGAAAACCTCATGACGTACgttggcggcgtcgtcgacgggcacacgcacagcgaaACGGAGCAGCCTGGCGGCATCGGCCGTGCACTTCTTCGTCGCAGCACTGCATACACCGCGGGCAGTGTCCTCACTAGCGTCTGTCCGAACAGTATGGGCTCAGCCCGTGAATCGTCACTGCGCTGTGACCATCACAAGCATCGTCGCCTCAGCTCGTCCCTCGGCAGAGAGGCAAGCACtctcggcgacgctgccgtaGCAGACAGTCTGGCGGGCATGCGGGGTGAGAGCGCCCTTGTCTCCGCGGATGTCGCCGCGAgtaacagcagcagctgtagcgcggctggcggtggtgaccAACACTCCTCCAACCACCCCTTTCAGCGtctggcggcggtgatggcgagTCACATAGCCGTTGACGCCCACGCCAACGGTGACGACGACACGATCAGACAGTCACCACGCACGGTGACGGCCGCCTCCCCCGCGTCGCTGGTCGCCACGGTGGACATCGGCGCTACCTCGCCGCATCTGCCGCTCTCCAGCAGCTACCAGTGTGGCAGCGGAGCATTCGGCCGGAACGCTTTCCCGGCCTTGGGCAACGCGGTCCCTGGAGCGGATGGTAATGAGCCTGGGGGTCTCGGCAGCTTGGCCGGGCTGCGCAACATCAACGaagccgtgctggagcgcgagCCGCTATTCTGCTATCTACGCGCCATCGCTCTGTGCCACTCCGTCGTGTGCTTTCCAGTGGACGCAGTCGATGGATTAGCGGACtcgcagcaggcggcagAGAACGGCAAAGGCGCGCCGCAGGAAACGAAAGGGCACAAAGACCGTCGCCGCGACAAGGATCAcaacgccaccgcggcggcgggcgagTGCAGTGCGCCACAGAAGCGGAAGAATAGCCACCATCACAACCGTGctgacgacggcgcaggCAAGGGTGCGCCGAGGCGacgtcgcggcagcgcttCCACCGCAGACCCCGATCACTCGCGGGCGCGTCATCAGCAGAGCCACGAGACTGCCCACCACGCACCCGATCTGGTCCCTCTCTCGAAGATATTATCTCTTAACGATATTTCGGTTGGTAACTTCGTTGAGATCCCCTACGCCGTTCCCGCCGGCCCCGCGGTATGTGAAGACTTGGAGCCCTACACCGCCAGTGGCAccaacagcggcagaggTGTCAGCATGTCGGCTCACGACCATCTCACCCGCGCCAACACTGCATCTttcgtgacggcggcggcgagtgcgGATGGCCGAGGCCAGCATCAATACCATCATCACAAGACAAACACGAATTCCGCAGTACCAGCGGCCACGACGGTGGACTTGGGGCCCCTAACAAAGGACATCTTCAATCTGAGCAGGAACAACACATCTCTGCTGCACGGCcgcacgagcagcacgagCTGGTATCAAAATCGCTACTTTAATCGCGCGATGCATAATCGCAACCTTAGTGCGCATGTGAGCCACGATGGTGGCGAGCGCAACCCCACccctgccgcttctccttccaCGACAATGTACCCAGTCGGCAGCGCTGGGGAGTTTGCAGGACAAGCAGCTACCCCCGCGGAGGCGGGCGGGTCAGcagccgtcgctgcagcagaagcagcagtcCCGATAGCGGCCTCCGATCTCGAGCCGTTCATTGACCGCAGCAAAATCTACGAGGGCCAGTCGCTGGACGAGATCGCCTTGGTGAACGCGGCGCGCGAGAACGGGTTCTCGCTCTTCGAGCGGACGGCGAAGCAGATCTATATAAAGGCGCTCGGCCGCGTCATGTGCTACGACATCATTGCGGAGCTCGATTTCACGCCGCAGCGCAAGCTGATGAGCATTTTGCTACAACGAAGGCCTGATTTAGActccgaggcggcggcaacatCGGTGGCTGCCGGCGTAAGCGCGCACTACCACCGCAGAGCACCGGAgagctccgctgccgcagcagcagcgcgcgaggCATCCGGTTTGTTcgcggccaccgcctcaGGCGTCTTGCCCGAGTGTGGTGTGGCATCGCGGCCCCGGCAGTCGCAAAGCCACGACGGTCTCTGTGCTTTCCCCGCGCAAGGAAAGAAGGCGAACGGAGACGGTGCCGCGAGCTCGCTGCCAGGCGAGGACGCGCGGTTGTGCCGAGCTAAGACAACCTCGGCCTTCACCACCCTCACGGCGGCTgagttgccgctgccgctgtcgcgccCACGTACCGTCGTGCTCACGAGCGAAGCACATGAGAGTACGGCAGAGCAgcgggaagaggaagacggcAACAGGAGCGCCGACGGACCCGCTGCGAAAATACTTCCGCCACACAGCATCCTCTTGCCGCCTCcgacgaagcagcagcgcgtacCCCACTTGGGCGGCTCGGGTGTGTTCACAGCAACGCCTCCACcgagcagcgcgcagcagctggctcATCAACCGTCTGGCGGCGGCATGTCCCCCTACCACGACGGTTTCGGGAGTAGTGCGGGCTTTGGGGTTTCTGCGGCAGCCGGTGCGCCGGCCTCGGCACCAGGAAAGTATCTGCTACTCGTTAAAGGGGCGGACAGCAGCATGATGGAGATCGTCAACATGCAGAAGCGTGCCAACGTCCGGGTGAAGGACAAGAtgctgaaggagctggaCACGATGTCACAGTTGGGCCTGCGCACCCTCATCCTCGGCCAGCGCTacctgcgcgaggaggaggtgcgtggGTGGCTGCCAATCTTCAACGATGCCCAATGTGCGATGCAGGACCGCAGCGAGAAGCTGCACAAGGCATACGCGCTATTGGAGAAAGACGTCGACATTGTGGGTGCCACCGCGGTGGAGGACAAGCTGCAAGAAGAGGTGCCGCAGACGCTGGAGTTCTGCATACAGGCGTCCATTGTGGTGTGGATGCTGACGGGCGACAAGCGAGAGACGGCCGTCACTATCGCCCACACTAGCGGTCTTGTCAAGGCTGGCTACACCGACTACGTGTGCCATCTCGACGTCTCTGACATTATCGAGGAAgaggcgttgctgcagcagaagcagcggtaCAAAGAGACGTGTCGCCGTAAGGCGAAAGACGGCATTGGCGATGGGGTATCATCGCTGGAGAACGTGTCTTCGAGCTCGTCGGACGCCGATAGTGCCTTGCATTCGCCAGTGGCGAGCACGACAACCCGGGCACACCTGAGCGGGTCGTCTCGCATGCATTCGCCGCAGCTGCCCAAGGCACTGACGCAGGCGGGCAGCGTCGACCACGCCACTGTCGTCTCCACTGCAAGTCCTCTGCAAGAAACCGCGAACACGATCACAGGCGGTGATTCCATAGGAGCTGGGACGAGCATCGCtgtcgacgcggcgcagagaTTCCTCATGCGCAAGTGCGCCCGCatcgaggagcagctgaaAGCGGCCGAGGACAAGTGCAGCGAGGGGCAGGAGGTGTTTGAcgaccgcgtcgtcgtcatcgtggTGGACGGCAAGACGCTGGACTTCATCTTTCAGGACTGCAACCGTGCGCGccgcttcttcctccttggcagtcgctgccgcagcgctgtgTGCTGCCGCATGACCCCGCTCCAGAAGGCGAAGGTTGTGCGGATGTTTAAGCGCAACGCAAACGCCGTGGTGCTCGCCATCGGTGACGGTGCCAACGACGTGTCCATGATTCAGGAGAGCAGCATCGGCGTCGGTATCATGGGCTTGGAAGGGTCGCAGGCAGAGCTGGCAAGCGACTACGCCCTCCCGAAGTTTCGCTTCTTGAAGCGGCTGCTCTTCGTCCATGGCCGCTTCTCCGTCTTCCGCGAGGCGCACTGCGTCGTCTATTCTCTGTACAAGAACGTGATTGTGACGGTGGGCATGGTTAGCTACCAATTCTATGTTGGCTACTCGGGTCAGACACTGATAGACTCGTGGCTTCTGGGGATGTTCAGCGTCTTCCTCTGCTCTCTGCAACCGCTGATGATTGGCATCCTAGACAAGGATGTCGAGGACGAGCTGGCCGAGTCCCTGCCGAGGCTGTACCCGCCCCTGTCACGCGAGTCCATGTACTTCTCCTGCACGTACATCATCAAGTGGCTCGTCGACGGTCTCATCGAGGGTCTCatcttcttcttcttcctcaTGTACACGGTTGGCGTGCAGGACAACCTGTACACGCACATGACCGCAGCCATCGAGGACTACGGCGCCACCTTCTTCACGATGCTCGTCCTTGTCGCCGACCTCCGTGCCGGCACCCTGGTGACGTACTACATGCTGCCCTTTGCGCTCGTGATCGGGCTGGCCATCATCCTCGTGCCGGCCCTCGAGCTCGCCTACGCCGCCCTGCACGACCTCGCCGGGAGCAACTGGTTTGTGCACGTGGCGAACGAGCTGTACGGCACGTCTGGCAAGTTCTGGCTGATGCTGTTCTTTGCCTGCGGGGTGCTCGTCGTCTTCACCATGGCGTCGAACATGTACATACAACTCTTCGCGCCGTGGCACAATGCCGGTTTCGCCATGCGCGCTGCCCGAAGATCGCACCACCGCATcccgcaccagcacaccaaGGAGGAACTGAAGGCCGAGTACACTCGGCTGCTTGCCCGGTGCGAGGAGCTGACCAAGTTGCAGCAGAAGCGGAAGGAGTCTGCAGCGAAGAACAGCGGCGCCAAAGGTAAGACCCAAATgacgacaacggcagcagctgcagcgcggtgA